The following proteins are co-located in the Xyrauchen texanus isolate HMW12.3.18 chromosome 41, RBS_HiC_50CHRs, whole genome shotgun sequence genome:
- the tecrl2a gene encoding very-long-chain enoyl-CoA reductase: protein MSRTTFFEVEILDTETKEQLCFLDKVEPHSSIGDIKIFFHKSYPKWYPARQALRLDPKGNALRDEDILQNLPVGTSATMYFRDLGPQLRWTMVFLAEYMGPLLVYLLFYIRVPYIYSKKYAFTSSPHHAVSLACACHTFHYIKRLFETIFVHRFSHGTMPLRTIVRNCAYYWGFAAWLAYYINHPLYTPPSYGDTQVNYALIVFMLCEAGNFSIHWSLNSLRCEGPMCQKFPHPSKNPFTWLFFFVSCPNYTYEVGAWVGLSIMTQCVPVALFTFVGFMQMTIWAKGKHKTYTREFKDYPNLRMPILPFIL, encoded by the exons ATGAGCAGAACAACATTTTTTGAG GTCGAAATCCTGGACACAGAAACCAAAGAGCAGCTCTGTTTTTTGGATAAG GTTGAACCCCATTCAAGCATAGGcgacattaagattttttttcacaaGTCAT ATCCCAAATGGTATCCAGCTAGACAAGCCCTGAGGCTGGACCCCA AGGGAAATGCTCTGAGAGATGAAGACATACTACAGAATCTGCCTGTTGGGACATCAGCAACCATGTATTTCAGAGACCTTGGTCCACAGCTGAGATGGACGATG GTTTTTCTGGCGGAGTACATGGGTCCCCTCTTGGTTTATCTCCTCTTTTACATCCGTGTTCCCTACATCTATAGCAAAAAATATGCCTTCACTTCAAGCCCTCATCATGCGGTCAG CTTAGCTTGTGCTTGTCACACCTTTCATTATATCAAGAGACTGTTTGAAACAATATTTGTACACCGCTTTTCTCATGGCACAATGCCTCTGAGAACTATTGTAAGG AACTGTGCATATTACTGGGGATTTGCAGCATGGTTAGCATACTACATCAACCATCCACTCTACACACCACCGT CTTACGGAGATACACAAGTCAACTATGCACTAATTGTCTTTATG ctaTGCGAAGCTGGTAATTTCTCCATCCATTGGTCACTGAACAGTTTAAGATGCGAAG gTCCCATGTGTCAGAAGTTCCCACAtccatctaaaaatccttttacgTGGCTCTTTTTCTTTGTATCCTGTCCGAACTACACATATGAG GTAGGCGCTTGGGTGGGCCTGTCCATCATGACTCAATGTGTTCCAG TGGCTCTCTTCACGTTTGTGGGCTTCATGCAGATGACCATCTGGGCCAAAGGAAAACACAAAACCTACACCAGAGAGTTTAAGGACTACCCAAATCTCCGCATGCCAATCCTGCCCTTTATCCTCTGA